The Marinomonas sp. CT5 genome contains the following window.
AAAGTTTTCCTACATGCTCAAGTTGATGTGCAAACCTTCTATGAAAAACAAAACTTTCACACCGATGGCAAAGTCTTTTTAGAAGCAGGAAAAATGCACATCCGCATGGAACGAGACATTTAATCAGAACCACTATTGCAAAGCAGACGTCACGATTGAGCAAATCTTGTCGTTAATCTTTGCGTCAACACTTCTTTGGCATGGGCGACCCTTGCTTGTCGTAAGGCGCTCGATGCCCATATCAAATAATATTGCATGCTATAAGCCCCTACCGGCGGCGGAATTTCCATCAAATCGCCATTTTTTATCTGCTCACGGCACAAGAACTCAGGCATCACAGACCAACCCACACCTCTAACAAGTAAGTTTCGCAGTGCCCTCAGATCTTGGCTCACCACTGTTGGAACTATGTGCTCTGTTTTAATATGGTTTTTTAGAAGCCATTTATCAATCAAAGACAATTCAAGGTTATAAGCCAACAATGGCACCTGACATATTGCTTGATTAAAATCCTGATCGGCCATCAAGGCCTGAACCACTGATGGAGCCGCCACGGCGACCACTTTACAGGTTAAAACGGTTTCACTTTGCAATCGACTATCTATGACGGGATGCGCTGAAATCCCCAGATCACAATGCCCTTCTAATAACATACTGGTGATCATTGGCCCATCACCTGTGTGCATTCTGACACGAATGCCATCTTCTATCAGAGGAAGCAACTCGGCGGTTAACACTTCCGCCATAAAATCGGCATGCCCAATAATTTGCAAAGCCCCAGCAACCCCCACTGAGCGGAATCGAGCAGAAGACAAAGCCGCTTCAGCGACATCAAGCTTATCACCAATATCAGCGGCCAACTCGTCTGCCGCCGATGTCGGAATCACCCCAGCAGGCTGTCGCTCAAACAAAGGCCGACCAATCGCAACCTCCAAACCAGCAATGTGTTGGGACACAGCAGGTTGAGTCAAATTAAGAGCACGGGCTGCGCCACTAATAGATCGCTGACGATAAACCTCAACAAAAGTACGCAAACGAGAAAGAGACATAGCACCCCATAAATATATTTATACCCCTACAAAAATAGCATTGTTGGCGGCCAACCACTAGCAACCATTACTATATGAACATAATGAGTAAGAAAGTAAGGACGGCTTGAAAACCATCGAAGCCACCTAAATAAATTTTTTGGAGGAGGATAGTATTATGACACCGACAAACGCATATTCAGATTTACTAAACACATTGAATCAAATGAAGCAGCACAATATGGCTGAAGGTCTAGCCAGCCCAGAGCTTCGCCAAGACAGATTGCAGCGTGCCATTAAACTCATTAAAGAAAATCACCGCGACCTAAGTGATGCCATGAGCAAGGATTTTGGACACCGCAGTGTGTACCAATCTTCCACAGCAGATATCGCCACGACCATTAAGTTATTAAAAGACGCCATAGAAAACGTATCTACTTGGATGCAAGATCAACCAGTTGAAACACCAGAACCAGGGATGAAAGCCTGGATTCAGCAACAACCTCTAGGTGTTATCGGTATTATCAGCCCATGGAATTTTCCTATTAACCTGTCTTTTGGGCCATTAGCTAGCGTGTTTGCGGCTGGTAACACAGCAATGTTAAAGCCTTCTGAGTTAACGCCTAAGACTTCGGCATTATTAGCAGAGCTGGTTGCACGCTATTTCTCACCAGAAGAACTCACTGTTGTACTGGGTGACGCAGAAGTAGGTAAAGCATTCAGCTCCCTACCTTTCGATCACCTAATATTTACGGGCAGCACTGCCGTTGGTAAACACATCATGCGTGCCGCGGCAGAGAACCTTGTGCCTGTTACACTAGAACTTGGCGGTAAATCTCCAGCTATGGTAGATGAAGATGCAGATATCACTCAGGCCGCCGAACGGATATTAACAGTGAAGACATTCAATGTTGGGCAAATCTGTATCTCGCCTGACTACATGATCATTCCTGAAAACAAAGTCGAAGCCCTAGTCGATGCGGCCAAAACCTTTGTGCAAAATAGCTTTCCAACCATGCAAGAGAACCCTGATTACACGTCTATTATCAGTGATAATCACTATAAACGTCTTATCGGGTTGCTTGAAGATGCAAAAGAAAAAGGTGCGAATGTCATCAGCCTAGCCGCTGAAGGCGAAGTGGATTATGACGACAGTAGCCGCAAAATTGCTCCTTTCCTGATATTCAATGTCAACGACGACATGGCGATCATGCAAGAAGAAATTTTTGGTCCTCTGCTTCCCGTCAAAACCTACGCTAAACCAGAGGAAGCGGTTGCTTACATCAACAATAATCCGCGCCCATTAGCCGCTTATTATTTTGGTGACAATACAGAGCGCCAGCAAGCCTTTGCTCGTAACACTATTTCAGGTGGTTTAGTCATCAATGACGCCATGACACATGTTTCTGTGGAAACGCTTCCTTTTGGTGGGGTTGGACCCTCAGGAATGGGAGCCTACCATGGCATACATGGCTTTAAACGATTTACTCACGAAAAAGCAGTTGTACTACAAAGTAAAGATGGAGCATCAGGTAAGCGTCTGCGTGCACCTTATAAAGATAAGCAGGCAGCGCTAGAAGAAATGCTAGATAGTTAAGCGTAAGGCCTGAACTTCAGGCAACAAAAAAGCGAGTCATTACGAATGACTCGCTTTTTATAAATACTATCGCGTTGCTTAATTAAACAACCGCAATCAGTTCAACGTCAAACTGTAATACAGAGAAAGGTTGAATCATGGCACCAGCACCTTGCGCGCCGTAAGCCAATTCAGCTGGGATAGTTAGACGGTATTTCGCGCCTTCTTTCATCAACTGAAGACCTTCAGTCCAGCCAGCAATAACACCAGTTAGAGGAAATTCAATTGGCTCGCCACGAGCAATCGAGCTATCAAACACTTGTCCATCGGTCAAACGACCTTCGTAATGTACACGAACCGTCGCTTCACGGCTTGGCGTTGCGCCTGTACCTTCTTCAAGTACTTCAAATTGCAAACCACTTTCTGTCGTTTGAACGCCTTCTTTAGCTTTATTCTCAGCTAGAAATGCTTCACCCGCTTTCACTGTTTCTTCAGATGCTGCACGGCTCTTCTCTTCCATTTTTTGCTGTAGTTCAGCAAAAGCAGCTTCTAACTCTGCACCAGGAACACGCATTTCTGCACCGTTTAGTGCGTCTTCGATTGCAGCAAAAAGGTGCGTTAGAGACAGTTCACCAAGATCACTACCACGTAGCTGATCACCAATTTGACGACCAATGCCGTATGCGATTTTTGCTTCGTTAGAGTCGAACGACAGTTCTGACATGTTTACACTCTCTTTTTTCGTTAACTAAAAATTTGAGTGCGTATCATAACATAGGCAAATCTTATGAGCTTCTTTTTCAAGCACCAACCTCTGCTAAAGTCTTCACAAAAAATAAATTAATTAGCGCCATAGATTATTAAAATGATATTCATTATCATCTAAATAATAGTGATTCATCTTGGAGTGCGTTATGAAAACTAAAAGCTTTATCCAACCTTCCCAGCGATATACGAATGATAAAAAGCCAACCGACTACTGGGGAATGCTGTTTGTTAGCTTTATCTTTTTATCCTCAATAAGCTGTTTTCTATTTGCGAATCATAGTGAACGATCTCCCAATAGCCTCCCCCTTACTTCTCATCAAATAAGCGCCACAGCTATTGATCTAGATCACAACAGTAAACGCTAAAAGGATTAAGCTGTAGGTACATTGAAAGAGGATCTTGCCATGTTACCTAAAATAAAGACGATTGTTTACGCTTGTGATCTAGACGGTAAAACACAAGCTGCTATGGAACTGGTTTTAAATTTAGCCAAAACCCATGACGCAAAAATTATATTGATGCATGCAATAGAGCCATTAAATACACAAGCATCAAACATGATTAACAATTACGTTAACGAAGACATTAGAGAGGCGATGCGCAAAGAGGCCATCAGTGAAATTGATGCTCGCATGAAAAAATTACTCTCTGAATTTATTGAAAAATATTCAGAAGAACTGGCTGACTTAGAACACACTCCGGAAACACTTATTGTCAATGGCGTTCCATCTGAATCCATTCAACGTGTCGCGGCAGAAAAGAATGCCGACTTAATTGTAATGAATAGCCGAACACATGGACGATTAAGCCAAATGATCATTGGCTCAACGGCCAACAAAGTGATCCATACCAGCTCTATTCCAGTGCTTGTTGTCCCAATTAAATAGTAAGCGGCTCTAGCCACATTTCTTTGTCTTCGATACACTTACTGTATATATAAACAGTAAGTGTATTTATGATTCTTTATATCGCCGAAAAACCCAGCCTTGCCCGAGCCATTGCTTCTGCGCTTCCTACTCCACAAAAGAAAGAAGAAGGCTGCATCTGGCTACCCAATGGAGATTGTATCAGCTGGTGTATCGGCCACTTACTCGAGCAAGCTGAACCTCATCAATACAACCCCGCCTATAAATCTTGGAATTTAGACCATTTACCCATCATCCCAACAGACTGGCAATGGCAAGAAAAAACCAACACCAAGAAACAGCTAAGCATTTTAAAAAAACTCATCAAAAAAGCCTCTGTCTTGGTTCATGCTGGAGATCCCGACCGCGAGGGTCAACTGCTTGTTGATGAGGTGCTCCATTACACCAAGGTTCCATCACAAAAGCTGAAAAACACCCAACGGTTACTCGTCAATGATTTAACCCCTTCTGCCATTAAAAAAGCGCTGAATAACTTACGCTCGAATAATGAGTTCGCGGCACTGTCGCGTTCCGCACTAGGGCGAGCTCGCGCCGACTGGCTATTCGGCTTAAACCTAACGCGCGCCTATACTATCAGAGGCCGTCAAGCCGGCTACCAAGGTGTTTTATCCATCGGTCGAGTGCAGACGCCAGTGTTAGGACTTGTTGTCGCAAGAGATAAGGAAAGAGACGCCTTTGTGCCAAAAAACTTTTATCAAGTTTGGGCAAATATACAAACACCGCAAGGTGCGCTATTCCAAGCAAAGTGGTTACCTAGTGAAGCCTGCCAGCCTTATATGGATGATGAAAATAGAGTGCTCAGCTTGCCTCTTGCGCAAAACGTTGCGAACAGAATCACCAACAAACCTGCGACCGTATTAGAAGCAAATTATAAGCAAAAGAAGCAAGCAGCACCTTTACCCTATAGTTTATCGGCACTTCAAATTGATGCTGCGAAAGCCTTCTCCTTGTCTGCTCAACAAGTCCTAGATACATGCCAAGCTCTTTACGAACGACATCAAATGATTACCTACCCGCGATCCGATTGTCGATATTTACCCAACCAACAGCATAAAGACGCACCGGCCATTATTGCGGCTTTAACTCACTCTGGCGGGGAAATTCAGAAGGGAGCAGAGAATGCCGACACATCGCGAAAGAGCAAAGCATGGAATGACAAACAGGTCACCGCCCACCATGCAATTATTCCAACAACACAAGCCCATAAAGCCGCCTCTCTGTCTAAAACAGAAGCGTTAGTTTTTCATTTAATCGCTCGCCAGTACCTCATGCAATTTTACCCAGAATACGATTATCTGGCTTCTTATATTAAATTAGACATTGAAGGTGGTGTCTTTGAAGCGAAAGGCAATACACCGATTGCACTGGGCTGGAAGGCACTCTTATCAAGCAAAAATAAAAGCCAAGACCCCGAAGACGAAAACCAAAACGAGCTGCCAAAACTAAGTAAAAGCGATGCTCTGTGGTGTACAGAAGGAAAAGTACAAGAAAAAATAACCACGCCTCCCGCTGCTTTCACCGACGCAACCTTATTGGCGGCTATGACAGGCATCAGCCGTTTTGTGTCTGATAAAGACATTCGCGCAATATTAAAAGAAACCGACGGATTAGGCACAGAAGCCACTCGAGCCAGTATTTTAGAACTGCTTTTTAAACGTGGTTTTTTAATAAGACAAGGCAAGCAAATTCACGCAAGCCAGACAGGTCGAGCATTTATAGATTGTTTGCCTACACAGCTTGTTACCCCTGATATGACAGCGAAATGGGAGTCCGCCCTTAACAATATTAGCCGCGGCGAAACCAGTTACCAAGAGTTTATGACAAACCTTGAAGAGAATTTATCTCAACTGCTTAGCGCTTCTCGAAGTATGCCAACATCCGCACTACAAAACCTTCCGCCACCTTCAAAAAATCCCTTCGCCAAAAGAAAAGGAAGCAATCGCAGAAAACCAGCAGGAACCTCCACCTCAAAAGCAGCCAGCTCAAACAAAAAAAGACGCTCGAAAGCGTCTTCTTAAAAAGAGAGTCTTTTCACATCACCCAACAGCAAGCCATACACCAACACCAACCATTAATGTACCTGCGATGCGATTCATAATACGGACATTTCCGCTTTGCATTAAAAGGGATTTCAACGTCCTTCCACCAGCGGCATAAATAAGTAAGCAGCTAAATTCAAGCGTTAGTATGATGGTAATCAACACCACCAGTTGGCTCGTTAGTGGACGACTTGCATCTAAAAAAGGTGGCAGCAATGCAATAAAAAAGGCCCACCCTTTTGGATTCGCAATCGCAGTCACAAAACCTTGAGACATCAAATCCACATAAGAAGCTGGCTTATTATCACTCGACTCTGTTTTTATAGCCATTTTTCCCTTAGACAACCACATCTGAATCCCTACATAGGCCAGATAAGCACCGCCAAGGTATTTCAACACCATAAATACACTAGGATAATTTAGTAGAAGCGCCGCCACGCCGATGGCCGATAAAATAGCGACCGTAGCCACTCCAACCAATTCGCCAAGCATCATCCAAAGTGCACGTTTCACACCGATGGTCATACCCAGTGTCATTGCCAAAGTCATGCACATACCTGGGGTAATAGAAACAAAAAAGAAGGTGGGTATAAAAGCAGATAGCAATGCTAAATTCACAAAAAGTCCCTATCCAATCATCAAAAAATATTAAAAGCGCTTTTTTTCTTTAAAAGTAGAACCATCGATGAACTTACTCCATTCATCATCTAGTTCATCTTCATCCTGCTCAAAGCTATTTGTGATTTCTTCTTCTGCTTTTTGCAGCTCAAGATCATCTTCGATTTCTTTCAGTAATTCTTTAAGTTTAAGAATAACAGGCTGAGCCTCAACCGTCTCTTTGGTAGGGTTTAATTGTGATAACGCTTCTCGATACATTTCGGCGGCTGTATCCATTTGACCACTCAAAAAAGCTTTGCGAGCAAGGTAGGCGTAATAATCAGATTTAACTTTATAATGGTAAAAGTTTAATAATTTACTGTATCGGTAAGCAACATCTTGATCTATGGTTTTTTCTTTTTGAGATAAAATCAAAAACGATTTAAACGACTCAAATAAACGCTTTATTTCTATTACGATTAATTCATCATTTATTGTCTTAGCGCGTCTTTTTTGTTTGTTTTCTTGAAACTCGACCATTTCTTCTGCTAAATGGGCCCTACGACGCGTTAAAGTTGGGTCAGGTTGCAACTCAATAAGCTGATCATATACAGCAATCATCCTTGAAAATAACCAAGCCTTCATGTCTTTTGGTTGGTATTGAGGAGGCATTTCATCAAGATAGCGACGTAACTGACGCAGCTGATTATTAAGCGTCGCAATTTTGCGCAACTTTTGTAATTGAGCTCGCTCTTTAAGCTGCAAAAATATTGCAAAGGCAATAAATCCGCCGATAACAAGCAAAAGTACTATAATAGTAACAGCTGTCATATGATACGTGGGTTACCTTGATACATTAATAGCCTAATTTGCATTTTAACTTCGAGTCTTAATAAAACGAAATGGCTAGATAATTTCAATTAGGGACTTGTTTATCCTTTCTCGCAAATAAAATATTTTCAACATCCTGTATCATATTTTGAAGCCGTGCCACTTCTCTTTTAGAACTATTAACACTGCTATTTTTTTCAATAACTGACAATGCTGCTCGATATTTTTCGAGTGCCCGATTTTTTTTATCATTATCTAAATCATCTCGTGCCTGACGAACTAATAAGTCTCGATAAGCCAAAGCATGTGAGTACCTCATCAACACGATATGATGTTTAATTATCGAACGCCCTGCTCCGTGTCGATCAAGCATATTTCGCATTTCTTTCAGCAAATATAATATAGCATCATGCGTTTGTTCGAGTTGTTCTTGTGTTGTCACCCTATCCTTAGAGGTAACAACACGACCTTGCTTCAAATCAGTGAGTAAGCGAGTGAGTTGATCTTTATTCGATACAAAATTAGATTGATAGTTTGCTCCCATCAATTGTTCTATCACCGAAAGCAAATATTCGACCAAAAAAACCTTGGTATCTCTAGGTAGATATCTATCAGGAATTATTCCTAATGAAGAAAACAATCGATTACTACGCTTAGATAGTCGAGAAAATAGCTTATCTCTCAGCTCCTTCTGTTGCCTTCTCCATCGCAAATAGGAAGGCACCGAGAAACACACAACCAACAAGGTAACAGCAACAAATATCAGTATGCTTGGTTTCATTTCTTAATAATTACCTAGCCGTGGCACTATAAAATATAAGTAGCTTACTTTTATATAACACAGACAAGAAAATGAAAACAGAAAAAGACCAGAGAAACTCTAATCTTTTTCTGTTTAAGGTGTGCTTTATACTTTTTAACGAGAGACAGAAAAACCAAGCAACATGTAAAACAACATTGCAGAAAGCAACGCAGAAGCAGGAACAGTGATAACCCAAGCTGCCGCAATTCGCAAAAGTGCAGAACGTTTCACTAACTCTTTTTTCGTCGCTTTCTTCAAGCCTTTACGCTCTCGAGAAGAAATAGGGGAAGAAGCCTGAGCCGCCTTTAGCTCTTTAAGAATGGCACGTTTTTCTTCAACATCAGCCAACTTAAAGCGTTTCACAAATTCTTGTGTTTGCTGGCCGTCGTGACCGGCAGACTCTGAATGAGAAATAATAGCAGCTAACTTCTTCTCATAAGATTGCTTCAAATATTCGCGTAGGAAGCCAACCCCAAAGATACCACCAACAGCAATATGAGTTGAACTAACTGGCAAACCAAGTTGAGAAGCGATGATAACTGTAATTGCAGCCGCCATAGCAACACAAAATGCGCGTGTTTTATCCAACTCTGTTATTTCAGAACCTACAGTTTTGATCAACTTAGGACCAAACAAAGCAAGACCTACCGCAATACCAATGCCCCCTACCATCATGATCCAAATAGGAATAGCTGCTTTGCTAGAAACGGCGCCAGTCATTAACGCATCATTTATAGCGGCTAAAGGCCCTATTGCATTCGCAACATCGTTTGCACCATGGGCAAAACTTAGCAAGGCAGCAGACACAATAAGAGGCAATGTAAATAAGCTATTAACTGCATCTTTATCGTTTTTCAGTACCAACGCGGCTTTATCAACCATTGGACGAACAATAAAATAAACTGTCAGCGCAATGGCAAAAGCAATCATAACGGCCGTAATAAAGTCCAGCTTCCAAATATGTTTAAGGCCCTTAAGAATAAGGTAGGTCGAAAATGCCCAAACCATTGCACCTACCAATAAGGGCACGACTTTTTTAGCGGCATCGATCATGTCATTTTTATAGGTAATAGATCGTTTGATATAAATTAGGAATAACGCAGCAATGACACCACCAAGCACAGGGGAAATAACCCAACTAGCGACAATCGCAATCAATTTATCCCAGTTAGCAATATCCCAACCGCCAGCAGCAATACCGGCTCCCAAAACCCCACCAACAATAGAGTGAGTAGTAGAAACAGGCGCACCAAGATAAGTGGCTAAGTTAAGCCAAATAGCCCCCGCTAACAAGGCAGCCATCATAACCCAAATAAAGGTAGCAGCATCACCGATTGAATTAGGATTGATTATGCCCTTTTTAATAGTACCGACAACGGTACCGCCAGCAATTAAGGCACCAGCCGCTTCAAAAACAGCAGCAATCAAAATAGCACCTGTCATGGACAAGGCTTTCGACCCTACCGCGGGCCCCACGTTATTGGCAACATCATTCGCGCCAATATTTACGGCCATATAAGCGCCAATAGCTGCAGCTATGGCTAAAATAGATAAATTAGAAACCCCAACGCCATTAGATGAAGCATAAAAACCAGACACCAAAACAAATGCTAAGGCAATTAATACACGAACAAACTCATGACCACTTAATAAGGTGGATTCTTCTTTCGGGTTATTTGTAAGATCCATACGGGCTCTTCTTTACTGTAATTAATCTATGCCAAATCTTTGTGTGCTAAGGGTCAACCTAAACACAACAACGACATGCTTCCAAGCACCTCAATTAAATTCGGCTCTCAATTCATCCCGTCACATTTTTGTAAAATGTAAATTTGGCGTCATTCTACACTGGGAACCTAAAGATAAAAACCCTAAAATTTTAGAGTGATATCAGCGAGACAAAGGATAAAAAAAAGTGCCTATAAAGGCACTAAGTTAAGAAAATACTACATTATTATGTCATTTTTGTGACAGCATCAATTTACTTACCTGATCAACATTCAATGACATTAACAGCCAGTCCACCTCGAGATGTTTCTTTGTACTTATCATTCATATCTTTGCCAGTATCTCGCATAGTACGAATTACTTTATCAAGCGAGACATAATGTGTTCCATCGCCGCGAAGTGCCATACTTGCTGAGTTAATGGCTTTAATAGACGCCATCGCGTTTCGCTCAATACAAGGCACCTGAACAAGACCGCCAATAGGGTCACATGTCAGACCTAAATTATGTTCCATGCCAATTTCAGCGGCATTTTCAATTTGTTCAGGCGTTCCACCTGTTGCTGCTGCCAACCCGGCAGCGGCCATAGCACAAGCAGAGCCCACTTCCCCTTGGCAACCTACTTCAGCCCCAGAAATAGAAGCATTTTCTTTGAATAACAAACCTATTGCAGCCGCTGTGAGGAAAAAGTTAATCACCCCCTCTTCACTAGAACGAGGGCAAAACTCCCAATAATAATGCAACACGGCGGGAATGATCCCAGCAGCCCCATTCGTTGGAGCGGTTACCACTCGACCTCCTCCAGCATTTTCCTCATTTACAGCTAACGCATAAAGATTGACCCAATCCATCGCACCTAACGATGGAGTAATCATGTCCATTCGTGTTTTGCTGGTCAAATCTCGATGAAGACTAGCCGCTCTACGTTTCACTTTTAAGCCACCTGGCAGAACACCTTCATTACGGATACCCTGTTCAACACACTCTTTCATTACCGCCCAAATACCAAGAATGCCCTGCTTGACCTCCTCTTCTGTACGCCAGTGCTTTTCGTTTTCCAACATAATTTGCGCAATGCTTTTATCCTGCTCTCGACAAAGCTTAATCAACGCTTCTGCGCTATGAAAAACATGAGGCAGTTCAGTGGTATCTTCAACCAATGCGACATTACCTTGTTCATCTTCTTGAACGATGAAGCCACCACCAACAGAGTAAAAAGTCGCTTGATGAATAATCTCGCCTTCTGTATCAAAAGCGACCAACACCATACCATTAGCGTGAAAATCTAAACGATCAACACGGTGATAAATCAGATCCGCGGCGACATCAATGGCGATAATGTGCTTAGAAAGTAAATTAAGCTGCGAAGAGGCCTCAATATGATCAACACGTTCATTCACCAAACTGGGATCAATCAACTCAGGCAGCTCACCTTCCAGTCCCATTAATACCGCCGTCCCTGTTCCAT
Protein-coding sequences here:
- a CDS encoding LysR family transcriptional regulator, with amino-acid sequence MSLSRLRTFVEVYRQRSISGAARALNLTQPAVSQHIAGLEVAIGRPLFERQPAGVIPTSAADELAADIGDKLDVAEAALSSARFRSVGVAGALQIIGHADFMAEVLTAELLPLIEDGIRVRMHTGDGPMITSMLLEGHCDLGISAHPVIDSRLQSETVLTCKVVAVAAPSVVQALMADQDFNQAICQVPLLAYNLELSLIDKWLLKNHIKTEHIVPTVVSQDLRALRNLLVRGVGWSVMPEFLCREQIKNGDLMEIPPPVGAYSMQYYLIWASSALRQARVAHAKEVLTQRLTTRFAQS
- a CDS encoding coniferyl aldehyde dehydrogenase: MTPTNAYSDLLNTLNQMKQHNMAEGLASPELRQDRLQRAIKLIKENHRDLSDAMSKDFGHRSVYQSSTADIATTIKLLKDAIENVSTWMQDQPVETPEPGMKAWIQQQPLGVIGIISPWNFPINLSFGPLASVFAAGNTAMLKPSELTPKTSALLAELVARYFSPEELTVVLGDAEVGKAFSSLPFDHLIFTGSTAVGKHIMRAAAENLVPVTLELGGKSPAMVDEDADITQAAERILTVKTFNVGQICISPDYMIIPENKVEALVDAAKTFVQNSFPTMQENPDYTSIISDNHYKRLIGLLEDAKEKGANVISLAAEGEVDYDDSSRKIAPFLIFNVNDDMAIMQEEIFGPLLPVKTYAKPEEAVAYINNNPRPLAAYYFGDNTERQQAFARNTISGGLVINDAMTHVSVETLPFGGVGPSGMGAYHGIHGFKRFTHEKAVVLQSKDGASGKRLRAPYKDKQAALEEMLDS
- a CDS encoding FKBP-type peptidyl-prolyl cis-trans isomerase, coding for MSELSFDSNEAKIAYGIGRQIGDQLRGSDLGELSLTHLFAAIEDALNGAEMRVPGAELEAAFAELQQKMEEKSRAASEETVKAGEAFLAENKAKEGVQTTESGLQFEVLEEGTGATPSREATVRVHYEGRLTDGQVFDSSIARGEPIEFPLTGVIAGWTEGLQLMKEGAKYRLTIPAELAYGAQGAGAMIQPFSVLQFDVELIAVV
- a CDS encoding universal stress protein, whose product is MLPKIKTIVYACDLDGKTQAAMELVLNLAKTHDAKIILMHAIEPLNTQASNMINNYVNEDIREAMRKEAISEIDARMKKLLSEFIEKYSEELADLEHTPETLIVNGVPSESIQRVAAEKNADLIVMNSRTHGRLSQMIIGSTANKVIHTSSIPVLVVPIK
- a CDS encoding DNA topoisomerase III, with the protein product MILYIAEKPSLARAIASALPTPQKKEEGCIWLPNGDCISWCIGHLLEQAEPHQYNPAYKSWNLDHLPIIPTDWQWQEKTNTKKQLSILKKLIKKASVLVHAGDPDREGQLLVDEVLHYTKVPSQKLKNTQRLLVNDLTPSAIKKALNNLRSNNEFAALSRSALGRARADWLFGLNLTRAYTIRGRQAGYQGVLSIGRVQTPVLGLVVARDKERDAFVPKNFYQVWANIQTPQGALFQAKWLPSEACQPYMDDENRVLSLPLAQNVANRITNKPATVLEANYKQKKQAAPLPYSLSALQIDAAKAFSLSAQQVLDTCQALYERHQMITYPRSDCRYLPNQQHKDAPAIIAALTHSGGEIQKGAENADTSRKSKAWNDKQVTAHHAIIPTTQAHKAASLSKTEALVFHLIARQYLMQFYPEYDYLASYIKLDIEGGVFEAKGNTPIALGWKALLSSKNKSQDPEDENQNELPKLSKSDALWCTEGKVQEKITTPPAAFTDATLLAAMTGISRFVSDKDIRAILKETDGLGTEATRASILELLFKRGFLIRQGKQIHASQTGRAFIDCLPTQLVTPDMTAKWESALNNISRGETSYQEFMTNLEENLSQLLSASRSMPTSALQNLPPPSKNPFAKRKGSNRRKPAGTSTSKAASSNKKRRSKASS
- a CDS encoding LysE family translocator, which translates into the protein MNLALLSAFIPTFFFVSITPGMCMTLAMTLGMTIGVKRALWMMLGELVGVATVAILSAIGVAALLLNYPSVFMVLKYLGGAYLAYVGIQMWLSKGKMAIKTESSDNKPASYVDLMSQGFVTAIANPKGWAFFIALLPPFLDASRPLTSQLVVLITIILTLEFSCLLIYAAGGRTLKSLLMQSGNVRIMNRIAGTLMVGVGVWLAVG
- a CDS encoding inorganic phosphate transporter → MDLTNNPKEESTLLSGHEFVRVLIALAFVLVSGFYASSNGVGVSNLSILAIAAAIGAYMAVNIGANDVANNVGPAVGSKALSMTGAILIAAVFEAAGALIAGGTVVGTIKKGIINPNSIGDAATFIWVMMAALLAGAIWLNLATYLGAPVSTTHSIVGGVLGAGIAAGGWDIANWDKLIAIVASWVISPVLGGVIAALFLIYIKRSITYKNDMIDAAKKVVPLLVGAMVWAFSTYLILKGLKHIWKLDFITAVMIAFAIALTVYFIVRPMVDKAALVLKNDKDAVNSLFTLPLIVSAALLSFAHGANDVANAIGPLAAINDALMTGAVSSKAAIPIWIMMVGGIGIAVGLALFGPKLIKTVGSEITELDKTRAFCVAMAAAITVIIASQLGLPVSSTHIAVGGIFGVGFLREYLKQSYEKKLAAIISHSESAGHDGQQTQEFVKRFKLADVEEKRAILKELKAAQASSPISSRERKGLKKATKKELVKRSALLRIAAAWVITVPASALLSAMLFYMLLGFSVSR
- a CDS encoding L-serine ammonia-lyase translates to MAISLFDLFKVGIGPSSSHTVGPMVAANQFAHQLQDRQLLSKIGRLKIDLYGSLGATGKGHGTGTAVLMGLEGELPELIDPSLVNERVDHIEASSQLNLLSKHIIAIDVAADLIYHRVDRLDFHANGMVLVAFDTEGEIIHQATFYSVGGGFIVQEDEQGNVALVEDTTELPHVFHSAEALIKLCREQDKSIAQIMLENEKHWRTEEEVKQGILGIWAVMKECVEQGIRNEGVLPGGLKVKRRAASLHRDLTSKTRMDMITPSLGAMDWVNLYALAVNEENAGGGRVVTAPTNGAAGIIPAVLHYYWEFCPRSSEEGVINFFLTAAAIGLLFKENASISGAEVGCQGEVGSACAMAAAGLAAATGGTPEQIENAAEIGMEHNLGLTCDPIGGLVQVPCIERNAMASIKAINSASMALRGDGTHYVSLDKVIRTMRDTGKDMNDKYKETSRGGLAVNVIEC